Proteins from a genomic interval of Streptomyces sp. NBC_01445:
- a CDS encoding acyl-CoA dehydrogenase, producing MGIAITQEQEELAGAVRGWLARAVPPEEVRKLLDAPATPAGRPAHWDGLAGQGLLGLHLPEEYGGGGGDLVDLAVVLEEAGRAALPGPFAASAAASLVLRHAGAAGLAASLASGDRIGAAALGTGTLTAVTVSDGLVLDGVAPPVLSGGDADLLLLAAESATGTVWVAVDAGTAGLSSRVHESADPTRPTAEITARGALVPAVRILAVDTATVRDLASVVLAADACGVAAWALHTAAEYAKVREQFGRPIGQFQGVKHLCADMLVRVEQARALVWDAARAAGGGAEGADDGAARELVVSLAAGAALDAAYSCAKDCVQVLGGIGFTWEHDAHLYLRRAVVARQLLGAGDTHRLRAVRLAEGGARRELRLELPAEAEAFRAGAREAVEGIRGLDPAAARRALAPTGYAAPYLPEPYGLGAGPVQQLAVQQELAAAGVRVSDLGIGTWVVPSLLAYGTPEQRDRYLLPTLLGDVLWCQLFSEPGAGSDLASLRTKAERTEDGRWRVNGQKVWTSAAQWADHGILLARTNPDAPKHKGLTYFVVDMKRTEGIDVRPLKEITGDSLFNEVYFDDVLLPEDAVVGQVDDGWRVARNTLGNERVHMADQLTFDTGLEALIARAGTLDGAYRARIGALATEAHALACTGLRTTMRQVAGADPGPGASVRKLVQTPHQQKVAELALELLGPEGALREGAGERALHGFLMSRCLTIAGGTTQVQLNVVAERILGLPRD from the coding sequence ATGGGCATCGCGATCACGCAGGAGCAAGAGGAGCTGGCGGGCGCCGTGCGCGGCTGGCTCGCACGCGCCGTACCGCCCGAGGAAGTGCGCAAACTGCTCGACGCCCCCGCCACCCCCGCGGGCCGCCCCGCCCACTGGGACGGACTCGCCGGACAGGGGCTGCTCGGCCTCCATCTCCCCGAGGAGTACGGCGGCGGGGGCGGCGACCTCGTCGACCTCGCGGTCGTCCTCGAAGAGGCGGGGCGGGCCGCGCTGCCCGGCCCGTTCGCGGCCAGCGCCGCCGCCTCACTGGTCCTGCGCCACGCGGGCGCCGCCGGCCTCGCCGCGTCCCTCGCGTCCGGCGACCGCATCGGCGCCGCCGCCCTCGGTACGGGAACGCTGACCGCCGTCACCGTGTCCGACGGGCTCGTCCTCGACGGGGTGGCGCCGCCCGTCCTGTCCGGCGGCGACGCCGACCTGCTCCTCCTGGCCGCCGAGTCCGCGACCGGGACCGTATGGGTCGCCGTCGACGCGGGCACCGCCGGACTCAGTAGCCGCGTCCACGAGAGCGCCGACCCCACGCGCCCCACCGCGGAGATCACCGCCCGGGGCGCCCTGGTGCCGGCCGTGAGGATCCTCGCCGTCGACACGGCCACCGTGCGCGACCTGGCCTCGGTCGTCCTCGCGGCCGACGCGTGCGGCGTCGCGGCGTGGGCGCTGCACACGGCGGCGGAGTACGCGAAGGTGCGGGAGCAGTTCGGGCGGCCGATCGGACAGTTCCAGGGCGTCAAGCACCTGTGCGCGGACATGCTGGTCCGGGTCGAGCAGGCGCGGGCGCTGGTGTGGGACGCGGCACGGGCGGCGGGGGGCGGTGCTGAGGGGGCCGACGACGGCGCGGCGCGTGAGCTGGTCGTCTCTCTCGCCGCCGGGGCCGCGCTCGATGCCGCGTACTCCTGTGCCAAGGACTGTGTGCAGGTCCTCGGCGGGATCGGGTTCACCTGGGAGCACGACGCCCATCTCTATCTGCGGCGGGCCGTCGTCGCGCGGCAGCTGCTCGGCGCGGGGGACACGCACCGGCTGCGGGCGGTGCGGCTCGCGGAGGGCGGGGCGCGGCGCGAGCTGCGTCTGGAGCTGCCCGCGGAGGCGGAGGCGTTCCGGGCGGGCGCCCGCGAGGCCGTCGAGGGGATACGCGGCCTCGACCCGGCCGCGGCCCGCCGGGCCCTCGCGCCCACGGGGTACGCCGCGCCGTACCTGCCCGAGCCGTACGGCCTCGGCGCGGGCCCCGTGCAGCAGCTCGCCGTGCAGCAGGAACTCGCCGCCGCGGGCGTCCGCGTCAGCGACCTCGGCATCGGGACCTGGGTCGTCCCCTCGCTCCTCGCCTACGGCACCCCGGAGCAGCGGGACCGCTATCTCCTGCCCACGCTCCTGGGCGACGTCCTGTGGTGCCAGTTGTTCTCCGAACCCGGCGCCGGTTCCGACCTGGCCTCGCTGCGGACGAAGGCCGAGCGCACCGAGGACGGGCGCTGGCGCGTCAACGGGCAGAAGGTGTGGACGAGCGCCGCCCAGTGGGCCGACCACGGGATCCTGCTCGCCCGCACCAACCCGGACGCCCCCAAGCACAAGGGCCTCACCTACTTCGTCGTCGACATGAAGCGGACCGAGGGCATCGACGTACGGCCCCTGAAGGAGATCACCGGGGACTCGCTCTTCAACGAGGTGTACTTCGACGACGTGCTGCTCCCCGAGGACGCCGTGGTGGGGCAGGTGGACGACGGCTGGCGCGTCGCCCGGAACACGCTCGGCAACGAACGGGTCCACATGGCCGACCAGTTGACCTTCGACACGGGCCTTGAGGCGCTGATCGCCCGCGCCGGAACGCTCGACGGCGCGTACCGGGCGCGGATCGGCGCGCTCGCCACCGAGGCGCACGCCCTGGCCTGCACAGGGCTGCGCACGACGATGCGGCAGGTGGCCGGCGCGGACCCGGGCCCGGGGGCGTCCGTACGGAAACTCGTGCAGACGCCGCACCAGCAGAAGGTTGCCGAACTCGCCCTGGAGCTGCTCGGCCCCGAGGGCGCCCTGAGGGAGGGAGCGGGGGAGCGTGCGCTGCACGGATTCCTGATGTCGCGCTGCCTGACGATCGCCGGCGGCACGACGCAGGTGCAGCTGAACGTGGTCGCCGAGCGGATTCTGGGATTGCCGAGAGACTAG
- a CDS encoding LysR family transcriptional regulator produces MELRHLSGFVAVAEELHFGRAAERLHIAQSPLSQQIKLLERDLGVKLFDRTTRTVRLTAAGHALLGPARHLLAEASAVRRTVQAAHLGEVGRVTVGFAGASSYSALPLLTRAVTSELPGIELVLEGQTYTGEALGRIADGSLDVGFVALPVRRGITARVVRMERLVLALPDSHPLARQDEVHFAELAHEPFVTFPVARGSAVREAMVQACHEAGFAPRIAQEAPDSYNMLALVGAGVGLAVVVASARAIHLEHVVFRPLVGDDVPVLPIALGWRTGNRSAPLQAVLRVAEEVLPTPPDAPDARG; encoded by the coding sequence GTGGAGCTACGTCACCTCTCAGGATTCGTCGCCGTTGCCGAGGAGCTGCACTTCGGCCGCGCAGCGGAACGGCTGCACATCGCGCAGTCGCCGCTCAGCCAGCAGATCAAGCTGCTCGAGCGGGATCTGGGCGTCAAGCTGTTCGACCGGACCACCCGGACCGTGCGGCTCACCGCCGCCGGGCACGCGCTGCTCGGGCCCGCCCGGCATCTGCTCGCCGAGGCGTCGGCGGTGCGCAGGACCGTGCAGGCCGCGCACCTCGGGGAGGTGGGGCGGGTCACCGTCGGGTTCGCCGGGGCGAGCAGCTACTCCGCGCTGCCGCTGCTAACCCGCGCCGTCACGTCCGAACTCCCGGGTATTGAGCTGGTGTTGGAGGGCCAGACCTATACCGGCGAGGCGCTCGGAAGGATCGCGGACGGGTCCCTCGACGTGGGGTTCGTGGCGCTCCCGGTGCGGCGCGGAATCACGGCGCGCGTCGTGCGGATGGAGCGGCTCGTGCTCGCGCTGCCCGACAGTCATCCGCTCGCCCGGCAGGACGAGGTCCACTTCGCCGAGCTGGCGCACGAGCCTTTCGTGACGTTCCCCGTCGCCCGCGGCTCGGCCGTGCGGGAGGCCATGGTGCAGGCCTGCCACGAGGCCGGGTTCGCGCCCCGGATCGCGCAGGAGGCGCCGGACTCGTACAACATGCTCGCCCTCGTCGGCGCGGGTGTCGGGCTCGCCGTCGTCGTGGCGTCCGCGCGCGCCATCCATCTGGAACACGTCGTGTTCCGGCCGCTGGTCGGGGACGACGTGCCGGTGCTCCCCATCGCCCTCGGCTGGCGCACCGGAAACCGCTCGGCGCCCCTCCAGGCGGTCCTGCGCGTGGCGGAGGAAGTCCTGCCGACGCCCCCGGACGCGCCCGACGCCCGCGGATGA